The sequence CTCGGCGATGATCACGATCAGCGCGCAGAAGCCGAGGGTCCGGGTCAGCTCGACGTCGTCGAACTGGATGCCCAGCCCGCTCTCGCCGATCGCCACACCCAACGCCAGGTAGACCAGGAGGCTGGGCACGCCGAGCCGGGTGGACAGTCGCACCGCGCCGACAGCGACCAGCAGCACCGCCGCACCGAGCAGCAGCGCGATGTCCAAGCCGGGCGTCACGGCTGCCTTGCCTGGGCTGTCCTCACTCGGCGGATCCGTCGCGCAGGCGGCGCAGCACCTCGGGCAACTCCGGGCCGGGCCGATCGACGAGGAAGAGCTTGTCCCGGCTGGCCGCGCCGGTACGCAGCGACACGGCGGCCGGCCGGACGCCCAACGCGCCGGCCAACGCCCGGCGGGCCGCCTCGGTGGCCCGACCGTCGACGGCCGGGTCGTGGACCGCGATCACGAGAGCGGGCCCGTGCGGGCCGTCGAAGCGGCCACCCACCCGGTCCCGGGAGGCGCCGGGCTTCACCCGTACCGCAACGGTGAGCGTGT comes from Micromonospora vinacea and encodes:
- a CDS encoding DUF167 domain-containing protein translates to MPAQDTLTVAVRVKPGASRDRVGGRFDGPHGPALVIAVHDPAVDGRATEAARRALAGALGVRPAAVSLRTGAASRDKLFLVDRPGPELPEVLRRLRDGSAE